From Jiangella mangrovi:
GCGGCCGTTCGACGCGCTGCCGGTCTGGGTGTCGCTGCTGGCGCAGGGCTGGGACGCCATGGCACGGCGCATCCGCCACGACGTCGAGCTGGCCGCCTGGCTGCACCGCCTGGTCGGAGCGCACGACGAGCTGGAGGCGCTGGCCGATCCCGAGCTGTCGATCGTCTGCTTCCGGTACGTGCCGCCCGGTGGCGCCGACCTCGGCGAGGCGTACCTCGACGACCTCAACGAGCGCATCCTCTACGCCGTGCAACGTGCCGGCCGGGTGTACCCGTCGAACGCCGTGATCCGGGGCCGGTACGCGATCCGGGCCTGCCTCATCAGCTACCGCACCGAGGCCTCACACGTCGAGACGCTCGTCGACGACGTGGTGACGCATGGCCGGCGGCTGCACGCGGCCGGCTAGAGGGCGGTCGCCTTCCGACCTTGTCGGTGGGTCCGGTTAAGATCATTTACATGTTCGATTCGACTCCTTCTCCTGTGCGTGGTCACCCGGTGGCCGCGGCGCTGGACGCTGTGGAGTCGGCGATCTCGAGCGTCGAGGATGCGCCCATGTGGGGCCTTGGCTCCGACGAGTTGGCGCGGCTCACGGTGGCCCACGAGGCCCTCTCCGCGCGCCTCGCAACGCTGGGGCTGGGGCTGGTCCGCGAGGCCGATCGCCGCGGGCTCGGCACATCGGTCGGTGCGACGTCGACGTCGGACTGGCTGCGCGATCGGCTGCGGCTCGACCACGGTGTGGCGAAGGGACGGGTCGAGCTGGCCGCACTGCTGGACGTGGACGCCCAGTTGCTCGGCGTCGCCGGCATCGTGCACGACGCTGCCAGCAGCGAGGTGATCGGTGCCGGTCACGGTGCCGGCTATCCGGATCCGGCAGCTGATGGAACAGGTCGGGCCGATGCAGGCGTCGCCGCCGCCGAGCCGGTGACCGCTGCTGCCGCTGCCACGGTCACAGCCGACGACCGCGCCCGGAGTGGTCTGGGCATACCCGTGGCGGCCCTGGCGGAGTTGACGCCGGCCGCTCGCCGGTACCTGCCGTGCACGGCATGGGCGCTGCGGGCCGGCACCATCTCCGTCGAGCACGCCCAGGTCATCCAGCGCGCGCTCAAGAGGTTGCCGGCCTCGATCGATACCCTCACGTGGGCCGAGGCCGAAGCGTTCCTCGCCGTGCAGGCCACCCGCCACGATCCCCGCAACCTCGCCCGCCTCGGCTCCCACCTGGCCACGGCCGTCACCGGCGCACACGAGCTGGCCCGCCAGCACGAGCGGGAGACAGCAGGCCCGCAGCCGACCGGCGCCGACGCGCCGGGCTCCGGTGAGCGTCTGGACAACGACCGGCCCGAAGAGCGGGCCGAGGCCACGACGATGTTCGGCTTCGTGGACAACGGCGACGGCACGGTCCGGGCCTACGGCTGCTTCTCAGCCGAGGCGGCCGATCTCATCACGACGGCCCTGGCCCCGCTGGCCGCGCCCAACCCCGCCGCCGACGGCACCCCGGATCCGCGCGCACACGCCACCCGGACCGGTGAGGCGCTCATCGAGCTGTGCAAGCGAGCCATGGACCACGGCGACCTCCTGCCCGGCGCGCGTGGCGCCCGGCCGCACATCACCGTCATCGCGTCGCTGCCGACCCTGCGTCAGCAGCCCGGCTGCCCGAAAGCGGTGTCCATGTGGGGCACGCCGATCACCCCCGAAGCGCTGCGCCGGCTGGCCTGTGACGCCGGCGTGTCCCGCGTGCTCACCAGCCCGGACGGAGTCCCGCTCGAGGTGGGCCGGCAGTACCGAACCGTGACACCCGGACAGTGGGTCGCGCTCGTGGCCCGTGACAAGGGATGCGCGTTCCCCGGCTGCTCCCGCCCGGCCGCCTGGACCCAGGCACACCACATCGAGCACTGGGCCGACGGCGGCGCCACCGACCTGAACAACCTCGTGCTGCTCTGCGGACACCACCACCGCAGCGTCCACCACCGCGGCTGGACCGTGCGCGTCGGCGCCGACGGCCACCCCGAGTTCATCCCGCCACCGTGGATCGACCCCGGCCGGCAACCACGACGCAACACCTACCACCGGGTCGTCGACGCCCTCGGCACTGTGCCGTGGCGTGTCGACCTGCAAGCCACGCTGCGCGAAACCGGCTCGCCCAAGCATCCACCCGACCACGTCCGAGCAGCCTGAGGCGTCACGCTCGACCGCGGTTCGGCGGCCTGGGGGTGCTACTGCCGCGCCGTCCGGCGGGCGTAGGTGCGCAGCGCCCGGAGGAAGTCGACCTGGCGGAAGCCGGGCCAGTAGGCGTCGCAGAAGTAGAGCTCGGCGTGCGCGGCCTGCCAGAGCAGGAAGCCGGACAGCCGCTGCTCGCCGCTGGTGCGGATGACGAGGTCGGGCTCCGGCTGGCCGCGGGTGTAGAGGTGGCGGGCGATGGCCTCGGGCGTCATCCCGTCCGCCGAGCCGCCGTCGTCGAGGAAGGAGCGGACGGCGTCGACGATCTCCTGACGGCCGTCGTAGCCGATCGCGACCGTCAGCTCCAGCCCGTCGGAACGCCCCGCCGTCGACTCCACCGCGAGCTTCAGCGCGTCGCGGGTGCTGTCGGGCAGCTGGTCGAGCCGGCCGGCCACGTGCAGCCGCCACTCGTGCCCCGGCGAGGCCAGCCGAGTCGCGACGACCTCCTCGACCATGCGCATGAGGTGGTCGACCTCGTCGGACGAGCGCTTGCGCAGGTTGTCCGACGACGCCACGTACACGGTGACGTGACCGATCCCGATGGCCGAACACCAGGTCAGCAGCTCGTCGATGTGCTCGGCGCCGAACCGGTGCCCGACGGTCGGGTCGGCGTAGCCGGCCTGACGGGCCCAGCGCCGGTTGCCGTCCATGGCGACGGCGATGTGCCGC
This genomic window contains:
- the uppS gene encoding polyprenyl diphosphate synthase; protein product: MPLSPRVLLYRWYARRLSASVRSAGVLPRHIAVAMDGNRRWARQAGYADPTVGHRFGAEHIDELLTWCSAIGIGHVTVYVASSDNLRKRSSDEVDHLMRMVEEVVATRLASPGHEWRLHVAGRLDQLPDSTRDALKLAVESTAGRSDGLELTVAIGYDGRQEIVDAVRSFLDDGGSADGMTPEAIARHLYTRGQPEPDLVIRTSGEQRLSGFLLWQAAHAELYFCDAYWPGFRQVDFLRALRTYARRTARQ
- a CDS encoding HNH endonuclease signature motif containing protein: MFDSTPSPVRGHPVAAALDAVESAISSVEDAPMWGLGSDELARLTVAHEALSARLATLGLGLVREADRRGLGTSVGATSTSDWLRDRLRLDHGVAKGRVELAALLDVDAQLLGVAGIVHDAASSEVIGAGHGAGYPDPAADGTGRADAGVAAAEPVTAAAAATVTADDRARSGLGIPVAALAELTPAARRYLPCTAWALRAGTISVEHAQVIQRALKRLPASIDTLTWAEAEAFLAVQATRHDPRNLARLGSHLATAVTGAHELARQHERETAGPQPTGADAPGSGERLDNDRPEERAEATTMFGFVDNGDGTVRAYGCFSAEAADLITTALAPLAAPNPAADGTPDPRAHATRTGEALIELCKRAMDHGDLLPGARGARPHITVIASLPTLRQQPGCPKAVSMWGTPITPEALRRLACDAGVSRVLTSPDGVPLEVGRQYRTVTPGQWVALVARDKGCAFPGCSRPAAWTQAHHIEHWADGGATDLNNLVLLCGHHHRSVHHRGWTVRVGADGHPEFIPPPWIDPGRQPRRNTYHRVVDALGTVPWRVDLQATLRETGSPKHPPDHVRAA